In Microtus ochrogaster isolate Prairie Vole_2 unplaced genomic scaffold, MicOch1.0 UNK108, whole genome shotgun sequence, the genomic stretch CGGCATAAGAACCTTCACTGTAGACCCTCAGAAAGATCACAAAAGTAGTAAATCATACTAGCCAGGCAAGAGTATCCTAGCCTCAAAGTACACAGGGAGTGTAGCTATCTCAAATGCAGGAGAGGGGGAAGCTGATACCAAAGAAGGCAGGAACTTCACCTTGCAGGTGACAACACTACCCAACAAAGACAACCCAAGTATAGGGAGAAAGGCCACCCCTTGCACAGCAGGAGACTTAGGCGAGGGACCTTTGCATCCCTACAGGGTAGGTATTTAGCTCTGGTCCGAGGCTTTCCCCCAGTGTATTTCAATCAGGGAAGAGCACACGTACACACAGGTGGGGAAATGAGACTGGAAGTGAAGGGAGAAACAACCCATGTGATGAGGGGAGAAGGTGAAGACAGTGAGGACACATCGAATCCAGAACTGACAGCCACAGAACTGAGATGCAGCTGTTGAGAAGAGGTGCTTCAACTGTCCCCAACAATAGCATACCAATAACTGAGAGCTCGGGAGCTCACATTCCACGGACACAGGCTGAGGAGAGCTAAAcagctcccagcacacacagcaatACCAGTAGACTTGACACCACCACTAGGAAACCACATCCAGGGAGGCCAACAGCTTGCACCCCCAAAGCTAGAGGCCGCTGATACCCTACCTCAAAGATGGAAAAGACCTGAAGCCAGGAAGTGAGCTAGATGGTGGACAGTCTTGAATCCAAGGTTTGGGGAAGGAGTGTTAAAAAAAACATGCTTCCTTTAAAATAAGGCTGGTGGAATGGGACATCTAGGAGACTTCACTGCTAGAGCTGTGAGGACAAGGTGGAAACTTTGGCTTAGGCTCCAACTCACAACGGGAGCTGCAACCTCGGGTCTTGGGGACTTTTCCTCCACCAGATCCATCTCTTCCAAAGAGGCTTCCCCCTAGCAAGACACCAACAAACTGGAGCTTTCGGGTGCACAGAGGCCACGATCCTAAAGGGAGCACCCGGGGAGGGCATGACTGTAGTTGTGCCCCCCACACCCACAGCTGAAAGCCTCTTCCCGGCCCGCTGCGCGCCCATCGCTCCAAGACCGGCCAGACGCGGAGGAGGGCGGGCACCTCGCACCCGGGGACGGCGCGCTGCCACGCGGGAATCGGGACGCGGGAGGAGAGCGGAGGCTCCCTGCCTGCCCGCCCGAGCTGAAGGCAGGCCTGAGCGCGCGGCCAGGGCAGGGCCGGGGCCCGGCGGGTCGCGACAGGCGGAGGGGTCGCGGAGCGGGAAGGCGGCCGACGACgctgggggaagaggggaaggggtcCGGCCCAGTCGAGCCTGACGCTCTCACCGCAGGAGCTGGCGCCGCCGCTGCGGAGCGTATCGCGACAGGcgaggagggggagacagaggcgAGCGCCCGCCagccgccttttttttttttcctctttcctcgcGCCCCAAGCCCGGGCGCTATCGCGATAAGAGGGCGCGAAAGCCGGAAGTGGGGTTGGGTTGTTGGTAGAGGAAGTGGGCCCGGGATTGTTCTAGACGACCGAGTAGGGGATTCGGGGCTCAAGGGAAGGCCCGGCGGCGGCTGCCGACGGCTCCACGGAAGCTGAACGGGCCCGGTCCAAGATGGCGGCGACGGAGGaggcctcccctcctctcttctcgtCTCTGGCGTCGGCCCGCCCCCGAGCCCCGAATACAGGTCCGTCATTGCTCCTGCAGCACGTCGCTCTGGGCCGTCAGGCGTGTCCCATTGGTTCCGAGGGAGGATGCGGCCGGCCCCCTCGCTCTGATTGGCTGATCTCTGCAGGGCGCGGCGTTCGATTGGCCTCCCGCTCAGCTGGCTTGGATTGGCTCAGGTTTTTCTTcccggctcctcctcctcctccccgcctcaGAGCACAACACGCCAGCGCGAGGGCCCGAGTGTCAATCAGGAGGCCTGTGTCGTGCTGATTGGATGCGTCCGCCCCCTTCTTCTAAATCAATTGGCTGCGGGGAGGAGTCAGGGCGAGGGGCGGGAAGTCGTCCGTCAAGTTTGAAGGCAGCTGTAATTGGTTGCGACGTATATTCTGCCTCGAACTTATTGGTTCGTCATGGAAGTGGGTAGGGGAAAACGACGGAAGGCATGGAGAGTGGGTGTTAAAGGCCACTTACCTAGTGGGAGACGGACAGGTGACTGGGGTTGGGAGGGGGTATTAAGCCCAAGTTATTTACCAATCAAAAGAGCCGCCAGGCCTAAGGGGCGGAGCTAGACGAGAAGGCCCCTCCTATTTCCAGTTTGGCCAATAGGGTAGCTGTTAACCGAGGGTGCTGCCGACAGGTGTGGTTCTCGAGCATCCTTTCCTATTCCTGCCATCCAGGCTGTTTTCTGATCCTCATTTAAATAGTTTCCCAAGTGCCTATGCTTGGCATATCTCTTTTCAGAAtgctttctggatggaagaaggaaaggcgGAATCAGAGACAACTAGCACCATGCACAGCAGAAGTGCAGAAAGTGTCTGCGCgggactctcctgcctccagttaAGTGAACAAGCCGGCTGCGGGACACTCTCCTCTATCTCCGTTCCTTTGGTGTTGCAAGGAATCTGTTGCTGCAGAAGCTGCAGAAGAAACTGCGCTTTACCATACTTCAGTTACTGTAACGGCTACTTATTGGAACTGTTAGGATTCTTCTCTTAGGGAGCAAACTTCCCTGACCACTCTTGTAGAATGCTTAATGAGCCTCTTTAATTTTGTtcaaattctgaattttttttaaaaatacttacttgGGACTCCCTCTCTGGATTTCTCAGTGTCTGACACTTATAGAGCACAATGTAACCTTTGGCTGAATTAGTAGATGATGAGTCCGAGCAATGATTTATGTTGAAAACTTTTTGAGCACCACGTTTTCATGAACTGGGAAGCCAGATCCATCTCTGCCTGCCTAGGTGaaggaaactaaaataaatcaaacttgAGGAGAATGTGGACACCCCCTCAGAATGGCATGAAGCGAGAGGAAGAAATGGCCTATAAAAAGTGTattctgctggagagatggctcggcagttaagataCCCTTTTCTGCAGAGGACTCGGGATTctgttcccagcgcccacatggtggctcacatgcctgtataacaccagttccagggtatGACTCCATCACCTGACCACTGCTGGTGCACTTATTCTAACACAttcacatagttttttttttaatgcacattTTTAGGGTCACGTAGACTTAAGAAAGTGAAATCTAGGAACTTGTATTCGTCCAGATTTTTCTAACACCCCCATACCACACTTTCAAGTTTGTTATTCATGTACAGCTTAGTTATTCTGTGTAGGCCCTGAATGTGGAGCTGCTTCTAGCCTTATCAGGAAGCCCTTATGGATTTGTTAAGATGCAGATTATCTAGGTGGTCCCCAATTCTGCTTTTCCTAACAAGCTCCCAGGGCATGCTGATGACCTCAAGAACAGAGTTTTGATTCTCAGGCTTAGTTGCattttagaatcacctgggaagttGGGAGGAGGGGTGTCCAAATACCCAGGCTCCTGCTAGAAAAATTACATCAACTCCTGGAGATAAGAATGAGCTATCATTTTCCCCCTGAGGTAATTCCAACGTGCAGCTAAGGTAAAAACCACTCACTTCGAAGCATAGTCCTTTAATCAGTACCATCAATAGCACATGGAAATGCACTTTCTCTTTCACAGAAgggagatttgaacccagggcttcacacaagAGGAAAGAACCCTACTATTGAACTATTCCCCCAATTGCCTCTCATCTCATTTTTGGCAGGGTTTCATATAGgacaggctggactagaactagctttgtagcaGAGGataccttgaactcctggtcctccagcttccacttcccaagtgctggaattacaccATGTCTCAGCTTTTGCCCTTTTTAAAGGATCTTATGTAAGCCTTGAAACTCAGGACTAGACTAGGATGACCTCCAACTCACATAAATCTGGTCTCTGCCTGGGAgcgttgggattgaaggtgtgtgtatgccaccacacccagcagggcCTTGACAcagctaggcaagcaccctgAGGTGAACGACTGCATTCCTGGCCCTCTAGagacattttatgtgtatgtatgggtgtgtagcctacatgtatgtctgtgcaaaacaagtgtgcctggtgcccagggaaacCAGAAAAGGATGTCATATCTTCTGGGATTGGAATTATAGGCCACTGTAGgctgccatatgggtactgggagtcAAACttagattctctggaagaacagccaatgttaaccactgagaaatctcttCAGCCAACTCCCTTTTCTGaaattgtgtgtacatatgaatgtattatgtgtaggtgcacatgcatgtgtttatgaaGGCCAAATTAGCCTTCTCAGtagctctttcttcttcttttttgttagGATAGGTCACTCATCTGATGACTGGTAGCATGCCCcaatgatccacctgcctctacctgctcAGCATTGGAATGGCAAACACATGCTACCATTCTTGGccttttatatgggtgctgagtACTGGACTCAGGTTCTTAAGCTggttgtttgttctctctctctctctctctctctctctctctctctcaagacagggtttctccgtatagctctgggtgtcctggaactcgatctgtagaccagtctgacctcagactcaagagatccaccCCCTGGTTCTTATGCTTTTTTGAAAGGCACTTTACCAAAAGTACTGTCTCC encodes the following:
- the LOC113455772 gene encoding uncharacterized protein LOC113455772 codes for the protein MDQLLRSNDGPVFGARGRADARDEKRGGEASSVAAILDRARSASVEPSAAAAGPSLEPRIPYSRQARLGRTPSPLPPASSAAFPLRDPSACRDPPGPGPALAARSGLPSARAGRQGASALLPRPDSRVAARRPRVRGARPPPRLAGLGAMGAQRAGKRLSAVGVGGTTTVMPSPGAPFRIVASVHPKAPVCWCLARGKPLWKRWIWWRKSPQDPRLQLPFSVRFQGSMKRVRL